A region from the Triticum urartu cultivar G1812 chromosome 1, Tu2.1, whole genome shotgun sequence genome encodes:
- the LOC125507976 gene encoding probable N-succinyldiaminopimelate aminotransferase DapC: protein MEGKLSEASKRAAPSPIQQLSHLAQRVGAVNLAEGFPDFPAPAHVKAAAAAAIAADLNQYRHVQGVCDVLAATMKRDHGFDVDPLTDFAICCGQSEAFAAAVFAIIDPGDEVLLFDPAYETYQTCIELARGVPVYVPLDPPSWTLDADKFLKSFTSRTKAVVLNSPHNPTGKVFSKEELLIISQACQQMDCFAITDEVYEYITYDENKHISLASLPGMQQRTIITSSLSKTYSVTGWRIGWACAAANIATAIRNIHVKLTDSAPAPFQEAALIALTSTPDYYESLKKDYAERRDFILQLLKNYGFHISFKPQGSVFVFAELPKSWQISDIDFVTNLINNAGVAAVPGRGFFHTDADDQSYHHRYVRFAFCKSDETLKAAAQKMMKLVKSNEKVPHDTQSFCVSKKGRNEHVTK from the exons ATGGAGGGGAAGCTGTCAGAGGCGTCGAAGCGGGCGGCCCCGTCGCCCATCCAGCAGCTCTCCCACCTCGCGCAGCGCGTCGGGGCCGTCAACCTCGCCGAGGGGTTCCCCGACTTCCCCGCGCCCGCCCACGTcaaggccgccgccgccgccgccatcgccgccgacCTCAACCAGTACAG GCATGTGCAGGGAGTCTGCGACGTCCTCGCGGCGACCATGAAACGGGACCACGGCTTCGATGTCGACCCCCTCACGGACTTCGCCATCTGCTGCGGGCAATCCGAGGCCTTTGCCGCGGCAGTATTTGCAA TTATAGACCCAGGGGATGAGGTTCTCCTCTTTGACCCGGCTTACGAAACGTATCAAACATGCATTGAGCTGGCTCGGGGCGTCCCT GTGTATGTGCCATTGGATCCACCTTCTTGGACACTGGATGCGGATAAATTTCTGAAGTCGTTTACTAGTCGGACAAAGGCAGTGGTCTTAAATAG CCCACATAATCCAACAGGAAAGGTCTTTAGCAAGGAGGAATTGCTTATTATTTCTCAAGCTTGTCAGCAAATGGACTGCTTTGCAATAACTGACGAG GTTTATGAGTATATTACTTATGATGAGAACAAGCATATCTCTCTGGCTTCTCTTCCAGGAATGCAACAGAGGACAATCATCACATCCTCACTGTCAAAAACATACAGTGTAACTG GTTGGAGAATTGGTTGGGCTTGTGCTGCAGCAAACATAGCCACAGCAATAAGAAATATCCATGTCAAACTGACAGATTCAGCTCCTGCACCATTCCAAGAAGCTGCATTGATTGCGCTAACCAGCACACCAGACTACTATGAGTCCCTTAAAAAA GACTATGCAGAGAGAAGAGACTTCATTCTTCAGTTACTGAAAAATTATGGTTTCCACATTAGCTTCAAGCCACAAGGTTCAGTCTTTGTGTTTGCTGAGTTGCCCAAGTCCTGGCAAATTTCCGAC ATAGATTTCGTGACGAACTTGATTAACAATGCTGGTGTGGCGGCAGTACCTGGTCGTGGCTTCTTCCACACAGATGCCGACGACCAAAGTTACCATCACCGTTATGTGAGGTTTGCTTTTTGCAAGAGCGATGAGACCCTCAAGGCTGCTGCCCAGAAGATGATGAAGCTGGTTAAAAGCAACGAAAAAGTGCCACATGACACACAAAGCTTTTGCGTGTCCAAGAAAGGAAG GAATGAACATGTTACCAAGTAA
- the LOC125507984 gene encoding type III polyketide synthase A-like — translation MSGLGGVGSIGGGGDGRSQGLGGKAKLLALGKGLPEQVLPQEKLVETYLQDTSCDDPATRAKLERLCKTTTVRTRYTVMSKELLDEHPELKTEGTPTLTPRLDICNAAVLELGAAAARAALGEWGRPAADITHLVYISSSELRLPGGDLFLATRLGLSPNTVRTSLLFLGCSGGAAALRTAKDIAENNPGSRVLVIAAETTVLGFRPPSPDRPYDLVGAALFGDGASAAIIGASPIKAEEDPFLELEFSTQEFLPGTDKVIDGKISEEGINFKLGRDLPEKIESRIEGFCRILMDKVGIKEFNDVFWAVHPGGPAILNRLEVCLQLEPDKLKISRKALMNYGNVSSNTVFYVLEYLRDELKKGAIREEWGLILAFGPGITFEGLLVRGIN, via the exons ATGTCTGGCCTTGGTGGAGTCGGGAGCATTGGCGGAGGCGGCGACGGCAGAAGCCAAGGCTTGGGGGGCAAGGCCAAGCTGCTCGCGCTCGGCAAGGGACTCCCTGAACAAGTTCTACCCCAGGAGAAGCTCGTGGAGACCTACCTCCAGGACACCAGCTGCGACGATCCCGCCACCAGGGCCAAGCTCGAACGCCTCT GCAAGACCACAACAGTGAGGACAAGGTACACTGTCATGTCGAAGGAGCTCCTGGATGAACACCCAGAATTGAAGACAGAAGGCACTCCAACATTGACGCCACGGCTTGACATCTGCAATGCCGCGGTGCTTGAACTTGGTGCTGCTGCAGCTCGTGCCGCCCTTGGTGAGTGGGGCCGTCCGGCAGCTGATATTACCCACCTGGTCTACATCTCCTCCAGCGAGCTTCGCCTCCCAGGGGGTGATCTTTTCCTGGCAACCCGTCTTGGCCTCTCTCCAAACACAGTGCGCACATCCCTTCTCTTCCTTGGCTGCTCAGGTGGTGCTGCCGCCCTCCGCACTGCCAAGGACATTGCAGAGAACAACCCAGGGAGCCGTGTCCTTGTAATAGCGGCGGAGACAACTGTGTTGGGCTTCCGGCCGCCAAGCCCTGATCGTCCTTATGACCTTGTTGGTGCTGCTCTGTTTGGTGATGGTGCATCAGCTGCAATTATTGGAGCAAGCCCTATCAAAGCAGAAGAGGATCCTTTCTTGGAGCTTGAGTTCTCAACCCAGGAGTTCCTACCAGGGACAGACAAGGTAATTGATGGCAAAATCTCAGAGGAAGGGATTAACTTCAAACTGGGGCGTGATTTGCCTGAAAAGATTGAAAGCCGCATAGAAGGCTTCTGCAGGATACTCATGGACAAGGTTGGGATAAAGGAGTTCAATGATGTATTTTGGGCTGTGCATCCCGGTGGACCAGCAATATTGAACAGGCTGGAGGTTTGTCTTCAACTTGAGCCAGATAAACTCAAGATCAGTAGAAAGGCCCTGATGAACTATGGGAATGTGAGCAGTAACACAGTCTTCTATGTGCTGGAGTATTTGAGGGATGAATTGAAGAAAGGGGCAATAAGGGAAGAGTGGGGATTGATCTTGGCTTTTGGCCCAGGCATCACATTTGAAGGACTGCTAGTTCGGGGCATTAACTGA